The following nucleotide sequence is from Harpia harpyja isolate bHarHar1 chromosome 7, bHarHar1 primary haplotype, whole genome shotgun sequence.
TCTTTGGTCCAGAATTCCATTTTGGTGGATACAGTTACTGGTGTAGCTGCAAACACAAGTTTCCAAAAACCATCAACATCGTTTCCTGCACCGGTACCTCTGACCTCAGGAAGTATTTCTGTTCCAGACAGTCACGCACCTGAAAATTTGGCAATACTAGCTACAGGAATGCCAAGTACCTCATACAGTTTGGCATCACACCAGGAGTGGCCTCAGCATCAAGAACAAACAAGGACAGAACAAATATACTCTCAAAAACAGGAGACGTTACCTGCTAGTCAGTACAATATGAACTTCCAGCCAGGGACGTCCGTACAGTTGCACTCGGGAGTACATCACAGACCTGACAAACTTGCTGAGCATTCTACTGTCAAACAAGAATATTCTCATAAGTCAGGAAACAAACACCACGGACAAGTTGCTGCTCCTGTAATAATTCCTCAAAAAATGTCTTTGGATAAATACAGAGAGAAGCGCAAACTAGAAACCCTTGAACTGGATGTGAGAGAACACTACGTAGCAACCCCAGGCGAACAGCAGCATAAAAAACACATGCAGCCGCAGACAGCCAGCAGCTCTTCTGTTACGTCtcctattaaaatgaaaattcctaTTGCAAACGCAGAGAAGCCTGAAAAACACTTGTCTGATAAGAAGGAAAAGGGTGGCTCACTCAAACTCCGTATACCAATCCCACCCGCAGAAAAGGGTGCCAGTAAGGAggagctgaaaatgaaaattaaagtttcTTCCTCAGAAAGGCATAGCTCGTCGGACGAGGGTAGCGGAAAAAGTAAACATTCGAGTCCCCACGTTAGCAAAGAGCATAAGGAAAAACACAAAGAACACTCTTTAAATCGCCACCACAGTGTTGGTCACAAGCACTCCCATTCACACAGTAGTGGCAGCAGTAGTGGCGGCAGTAAGCATAGCACTGATGGAGTAACACCAACTGTTTTGAGGAGTCCTGTTGGCCTGAGTAGCGATGGCAATTCCTCTAGTTCCGGCTCTTCAAGAAAGAAGTTGCACAGCAACGATGCTTCTCACAACCACCACTCCAAAATGAGCAAAAGTTCCAAAAGTTCAGGTAGTTCATCTAGTTCTTCCTCTGTTAAGCAGTATGTATCCTCTCACAACTCTGTTTTTAACCTTCCCttaccccctcctccccctgtcACATACCAGGTGGGCTACGGACATCTCAGCACCCTCGTGAAACTGGACAAGAAACCAGTGGAGAACGGTCCTGATGCCAATCACCAGTACAGTACAAACAGCCAGCATATGGACTACAAAGATACATTCGACATGCTGGATTCGCTGTTAAGTGCCCAAGGAATGAACATGTAGTCAATTCTTAGgctgtttttctttactttttttaatttaagaattgTTAGAATGGAAAACTTCCTAATATAGCAGTAGCAACACCAGCTGTTGCTGCCGTGGTTTCGGTATATGTAAGTGCTGCTTTATCCTTCACTCTGAAAAGAAGAGGTATAGTAAACAAGTCTTTATCTCCACATACGATAGTGTTATAAATACTGTAATAGCATGGAAGGTGCAAAAATCTCAGTATTTCTACAACTGCAGCTAAGACAGTAGAATGAACGTCCGCTTTTAGGTGTCTAGGATGCCTCGAGCATTGATTATTTATAATTTTGAATACTGCAGCCACAACTTTTTGTTGCGTAGTTTTTGAATGAGTGTAATTGTTTTCTTGTGTATTTATACTGTATGTATGATTTGCATGTTTCAAAGATAAAGGGATTAAAAACAGTATACTGACAACTGTTTACAAGAAAGTGGAGAAAAATGTACATACATTTTTGTATGTTTAGATATACCATAAATACTCAGGATTGGAGCTGCTTGTAAGTATAACAAAATACACATAACTTTATTTTATCTTGCCAGAGTCCATCAGTTATCCAAACAAAGATGGCACTTTGTCTTGTTTATCTTTAAACTGTAGGCCTTATTGGAAGCCGCTTAAAAGGGACACTTCACTAGAGAAGGTATCTGGTCCCCTGTAGGGTCATCACTGGACAGTATTACCAGAGAGGCAGGAAACTGCGTAGGCCGCTGCTCACTTGTTATGGCCAGACCTCAGAAATGTCCCtaattttctgaaggaaaaaggaattaaaataaaagtttacaTAATCTTTTGATGTGAAGTGCATTTAAATGTTTATTGGCTTGATGCAGTAAAATAGACACAGAGCTGTTAATAATGGTTATGTAGATTAATGTGACTTACCTGCAATTCGTAACTGTCATtgtggaaaaatctttttttttttttttttttaagaagtcataatttattttaatagtaaaCAGGGGTCACTGTTTCCATTACTATTTCAGAATAGTACCCACATTCTGAAATCCAAAAAGTGTACTTGTATGTGATGCCATATTTCTTTTACAGGTGAATGCAGTCTTCACAGTAAATAAGAATAAAACTATTGGTATCCCAACTTTATATTCCAACAATAAAATAGTTATCATTGATTCTGTGCATTGTACTTGTCATTAGTTACCAAATTGGAAGatacttgttctgttttttcagctctgtgggggttccaaaaaaaaaaaaaaaaaaaaaaaaattatcagtctCCCAGTTAAACCACTAGCATCCATTTTATCTGCCTGCAAGTGTCAGTGCGATGGCTTGTGCGCTCTTTCCAAGGTGCTTTGCTCTTCAGAAGAAATGACAGGTGTGAATGTTCTTGTGTTCTCAAAGCCAATACTACAGCTCAGTCGCCTGGATAGCAGTGAACTGACTTTCTGGGTTGTTACTCAAACTATTCATAAGCTATGAAGTACCTCAACATGAACTCAGTATATAGTAGCAACAGCCAGTTTTCAGTGACTTCTTTTAACTTAGAAGTGAACATGATGTGAAGTAAACTTTTGCTAAGCCACCTCATTCCCATAGTGCTCGTGTAATTCTGTAAGTCTCAGACGTTAAATCTGAAGCTTAGCCTGTTCAGTTACGTTACTCGTGTGCTTTAAACAACAAAACTGTTCAATATCTACCCCGTTGGTAGTTGCTGTATTCTGTAACTACAGGTATATCAATTACTATGTAATACTCTGTTTCCAGTAATGCAAACGCTTGTAATTACTTGAATAAGTTTTATTTGAACTATGGATGCTTTTTTTACACTTAAGGAATATTTAATGGTAAACTGATCCCATTTTCTGCTAAATCTAAGCTTAAATCTTGGCCCATGTACAAAATCCAAAGCTGTCTTATCCCTACCAACTTGGTTATTTTTCTACATTTGGAATGTAACTTCTTGTTAC
It contains:
- the CCNT2 gene encoding cyclin-T2 isoform X4 translates to MAAAAAAGSGAGSSARGGGGSSTASRWFFSREQLENTPSRRCGVEADKELSYRQQAANLIQDMGQRLNVSQLTINTAIVYMHRFYMHHSFTKFNRNIISPTALFLAAKVEEQPRKLEHVIKVAHACLHPQEPQLDTKSDAYLQQAQELVILETIMLQTLGFEITIEHPHTDVVKCTQLVRASKDLAQTSYFMATNSLHLTTFCLQYKPTVIACVCIHLACKWSNWEIPVSTDGKHWWEYVDPSVTLELLDELTHEFLQILEKTPSRLKRIRNWRANQAAKKPKGDGQVSENSLLGSSLVQNSILVDTVTGVAANTSFQKPSTSFPAPVPLTSGSISVPDSHAPENLAILATGMPSTSYSLASHQEWPQHQEQTRTEQIYSQKQETLPASQYNMNFQPGTSVQLHSGVHHRPDKLAEHSTVKQEYSHKSGNKHHGQVAAPVIIPQKMSLDKYREKRKLETLELDVREHYVATPGEQQHKKHMQPQTASSSSVTSPIKMKIPIANAEKPEKHLSDKKEKGGSLKLRIPIPPAEKGASKEELKMKIKVSSSERHSSSDEGSGKSKHSSPHVSKEHKEKHKEHSLNRHHSVGHKHSHSHSSGSSSGGSKHSTDGVTPTVLRSPVGLSSDGNSSSSGSSRKKLHSNDASHNHHSKMSKSSKSSGSSSSSSSVKQYVSSHNSVFNLPLPPPPPVTYQVGYGHLSTLVKLDKKPVENGPDANHQYSTNSQHMDYKDTFDMLDSLLSAQGMNM
- the CCNT2 gene encoding cyclin-T2 isoform X3 — protein: MKAAFNLQLKPLCPAIPLYACYTSKDLAQTSYFMATNSLHLTTFCLQYKPTVIACVCIHLACKWSNWEIPVSTDGKHWWEYVDPSVTLELLDELTHEFLQILEKTPSRLKRIRNWRANQAAKKPKGDGQVSENSLLGSSLVQNSILVDTVTGVAANTSFQKPSTSFPAPVPLTSGSISVPDSHAPENLAILATGMPSTSYSLASHQEWPQHQEQTRTEQIYSQKQETLPASQYNMNFQPGTSVQLHSGVHHRPDKLAEHSTVKQEYSHKSGNKHHGQVAAPVIIPQKMSLDKYREKRKLETLELDVREHYVATPGEQQHKKHMQPQTASSSSVTSPIKMKIPIANAEKPEKHLSDKKEKGGSLKLRIPIPPAEKGASKEELKMKIKVSSSERHSSSDEGSGKSKHSSPHVSKEHKEKHKEHSLNRHHSVGHKHSHSHSSGSSSGGSKHSTDGVTPTVLRSPVGLSSDGNSSSSGSSRKKLHSNDASHNHHSKMSKSSKSSGSSSSSSSVKQYVSSHNSVFNLPLPPPPPVTYQVGYGHLSTLVKLDKKPVENGPDANHQYSTNSQHMDYKDTFDMLDSLLSAQGMNM
- the CCNT2 gene encoding cyclin-T2 isoform X1, whose amino-acid sequence is MAAAAAAGSGAGSSARGGGGSSTASRWFFSREQLENTPSRRCGVEADKELSYRQQAANLIQDMGQRLNVSQLTINTAIVYMHRFYMHHSFTKFNRNIISPTALFLAAKVEEQPRKLEHVIKVAHACLHPQEPQLDTKSDAYLQQAQELVILETIMLQTLASKDLAQTSYFMATNSLHLTTFCLQYKPTVIACVCIHLACKWSNWEIPVSTDGKHWWEYVDPSVTLELLDELTHEFLQILEKTPSRLKRIRNWRANQAAKKPKGDGQVSENSLLGSSLVQNSILVDTVTGVAANTSFQKPSTSFPAPVPLTSGSISVPDSHAPENLAILATGMPSTSYSLASHQEWPQHQEQTRTEQIYSQKQETLPASQYNMNFQPGTSVQLHSGVHHRPDKLAEHSTVKQEYSHKSGNKHHGQVAAPVIIPQKMSLDKYREKRKLETLELDVREHYVATPGEQQHKKHMQPQTASSSSVTSPIKMKIPIANAEKPEKHLSDKKEKGGSLKLRIPIPPAEKGASKEELKMKIKVSSSERHSSSDEGSGKSKHSSPHVSKEHKEKHKEHSLNRHHSVGHKHSHSHSSGSSSGGSKHSTDGVTPTVLRSPVGLSSDGNSSSSGSSRKKLHSNDASHNHHSKMSKSSKSSGSSSSSSSVKQYVSSHNSVFNLPLPPPPPVTYQVGYGHLSTLVKLDKKPVENGPDANHQYSTNSQHMDYKDTFDMLDSLLSAQGMNM
- the CCNT2 gene encoding cyclin-T2 isoform X5, which gives rise to MATNSLHLTTFCLQYKPTVIACVCIHLACKWSNWEIPVSTDGKHWWEYVDPSVTLELLDELTHEFLQILEKTPSRLKRIRNWRANQAAKKPKGDGQVSENSLLGSSLVQNSILVDTVTGVAANTSFQKPSTSFPAPVPLTSGSISVPDSHAPENLAILATGMPSTSYSLASHQEWPQHQEQTRTEQIYSQKQETLPASQYNMNFQPGTSVQLHSGVHHRPDKLAEHSTVKQEYSHKSGNKHHGQVAAPVIIPQKMSLDKYREKRKLETLELDVREHYVATPGEQQHKKHMQPQTASSSSVTSPIKMKIPIANAEKPEKHLSDKKEKGGSLKLRIPIPPAEKGASKEELKMKIKVSSSERHSSSDEGSGKSKHSSPHVSKEHKEKHKEHSLNRHHSVGHKHSHSHSSGSSSGGSKHSTDGVTPTVLRSPVGLSSDGNSSSSGSSRKKLHSNDASHNHHSKMSKSSKSSGSSSSSSSVKQYVSSHNSVFNLPLPPPPPVTYQVGYGHLSTLVKLDKKPVENGPDANHQYSTNSQHMDYKDTFDMLDSLLSAQGMNM
- the CCNT2 gene encoding cyclin-T2 isoform X2; its protein translation is MAAAAAAGSGAGSSARGGGGSSTASRWFFSREQLENTPSRRCGVEADKELSYRQQAANLIQDMGQRLNVSQLTINTAIVYMHRFYMHHSFTKFNRNIISPTALFLAAKVEEQPRKLEHVIKVAHACLHPQEPQLDTKSDAYLQQAQELVILETIMLQTLGFEITIEHPHTDVVKCTQLVRASKDLAQTSYFMATNSLHLTTFCLQYKPTVIACVCIHLACKWSNWEIPVSTDGKHWWEYVDPSVTLELLDELTHEFLQILEKTPSRLKRIRNWRANQAAKKPKGDGQVSENSLLGSSLVQNSILVDTVTGVAANTSFQKPSTSFPAPVPLTSGSISVPDSHAPENLAILATGMPSTSYSLASHQEWPQHQEQTRTEQIYSQKQETLPASQYNMNFQPGTSVQLHSGVHHRPDKLAEHSTVKQEYSHKSGNKHHGQVAAPVIIPQKMSLDKYREKRKLETLELDVREHYVATPGEQQHKKHMQPQTASSSSVTSPIKMKIPIANAEKPEKHLSDKKEKGGSLKLRIPIPPAEKGASKEELKMKIKVSSSERHSSSDEGSGKSKHSSPHVSKEHKEKHKEHSLNRHHSVGHKHSHSHSSGSSSGGSKHSTDGVTPTVLRSPVGLSSDGNSSSSGSSRKKLHSNDASHNHHSKMSKSSKSSGGLRTSQHPRETGQETSGERS